In the Hermetia illucens chromosome 1, iHerIll2.2.curated.20191125, whole genome shotgun sequence genome, AGCTTCAGTATGTGTGGGAAAACCTTCATGGTTTATTTCGCcaaagtttttgggatagctctttcctGTCGGTGGCCCACGTCCACTCAGGATGACTTTCTTACCAATTTCTTTTTATCATTGCATATGGTGTCCAATGGCATGTGAGATTGTGCGAAGGCTAAAAGACCATCCCATTATGTCATTACCAATGGACCCCACGTTGAGCGccatttgcgattatatattagATTGAGCGGTGGTCATCGCCAATACAGTTGTGTCAGTAAAAATAGCCTTGCTGAGCGCCGGACATCTACTGCTGGCTGTTCGGTGTTGATCTGCATAGCAAACATTTGGGATTCTTATTGCAACCTTTGGCAATATAACCTTTCTCTTCATATCTTCCGCACAACTTAGGCCTATCATACTTACTTGGACAATTCCTCGcgatgtgtccaaattccagatATATGAAACACCCGTTAGGCAATATCTGTTCACGTAGTCAACAGCTAGCCTAGCCGGTACAAACTTTGCCATCTCATCCTTGCAGTCAATCACCATTGAACCTTTACTTTATTCCCAATGCTGCAACAAGGAGAGAAGTACTAAGAGAGAGTCCTAAGTGCTCACTttacttaggcccagaatatccagcttataccCGTAAAATTCTCACTTAAGTTGCAAGAagccagcattttttttttttgttatggatggaggtggaaatcttagaaagacgctgctgcgccaggttgcagcagtgtgtgggactcgcacccactaaaaccacccccactcttccgcccctccccgcgggaccaccggaggctctggttcgctataccatgtccatgtcacgtctccgtcgggccgccttccgagctcgatccaactcccggagttttgtctgcaccacggctactgcctcatttaccgccatccagttttcctccgacttcagcatctcttcaaccaggttcgagggctcgatgtccgcccctaagatgctgtttaaccgccttttctgctgcagaaatctgggacaatggaacataacgtgctcggggtcctcgggtgtagcaccgcattcaggacagttgggagactcgtccaactcgcagcgatgcaagtacttcctatagccaccgtgtcccgtaaggaactacgtgaggtggtaattcaattcttcgtgctttcggttgacccatttctcgatacacgggatcaatgtatgggtccacctgcccttgtcggagttatcccatcgttgttgccacctgccacacaactctctcctgatggcttttcggaaatccgcattcacctcggctggatttgccttccgtttttcgtataGCCAGCGTGcatcgctcgctagaagatctatagggatcattcctgcgatgacacacactgcctccgtcgacgccgtcctaaatgcgctgcacatccttagcgcaattggccggtatgccgaacttatcttcctccggttgacagcgtggttcaacgctcccgcccagacaggggccgcgtatagcaggatcgacctcaccactcccgcgatgagtagcttgcgactatacttcggccctcccacgttcggcatcatccttgcaaggaatgagctggcatttgttgccttctctcgcgcataatccaagtgatcatcacccccaggtatttgacaaccgattttgagacgacctcacgagcactccgtcgtacattatgttccacagcagcggtcccaatacagaaccttgagacacagctgctgtcacaatgtactccttcggcccgtcgtccgtctcgtaccagagaagtctgtccgaaaggtaactctcgatgatccgagccaagtagctaggaacacccagtttgtccaaagcgcccttaatccagccccagttagctgagttaaaagcatttttgacgtccaacgtccccagagcacagcatttgcccatggccattgcatttcgagccaattccacgacctttgctactgcatcaaccgtagaacgggctcgccgaaacccatattgccgctctgaaagatgCTGATGaggatgctggagttaagtagatcctccgacaagtcggccgataacttccgcgggaaggtggaaagtgtactaggagaggaagctgaggtaaaagctcggaaacaggagctAGTGGTTGAatacaaggacctagatgaggtcacctcacgggaggacatctgtgctgcgctaaagcaaccttagcgatatagaccagagtgccataaaaaggatgaagaaagcatatggcggcacacagaccgctattattagcttgccggcggaatcagctattaagttaattaccgcgggcaaggtaagagtaggttgggtcgtgtgtaggctcagggagcaaatatctctaaagagatgctttagatgcctcgatttcggccattttgcggcggcatgcactagccagcatgataggtcgaggagttgcaggtagtgtggggaagagggccacctcatcaaagattgcaccagagatccacggtgtatgctatgtagtgggaaagagagcgtggatgcgtctggcaacgccgcaatctgggcgtgtggaagacaggccattcaggaagtcatggcccccccggcagccggttttataagggcgaaggtcaacggtgtccatatttacagctgctatgctcctcctagtgcaaccttagctcAATATGCGGAGATGTTAGatagtctggtgttggacgctagagagcgcagccctaaaatcattgcgggcgacttcaacgcgtgggccctggagtggggaagccgatcgacgaacaccagaggtcaaattctattggagtcatttgcggagctggacatcgtgctggccaacgttggatgcgtgcccacctttcaaggaagagggtcgggttcgatcgttaacctgacatttgttagcacttcactggtgagggagatggcttggcaagtgagtgagcactacacccacagaaaccaccaggccatcttcctccgcattgggaaccggggaaccagtcaacgatgctctggaggtggaaaggctaaggcggttggctggtctatcggagctttcgacgaggagacattcctggccatattggagggagcccatgatccggatggaacagcggtggaaagggttaCACAGCTGTCTcggcgtgtaaccgaagcatgcgaagCTACGATGCCAcaacgacgtttgcaccacggcaagagcccaaactactggtggaacacggagatcgcacccttgagatcctcttgtctccgagcgagaagactttcccacaggacaaggggaaggccggagcaccaggagcgtgaggagaaattcagggatctgcgaagcaaccttaagaaggccattcggagaagcgagcgggaatgctaccagaagctctgcatggaggctaatacgaatccatgAGGTACAGCCTATCAAGTTGTAATGAGGAGGATCCGCGGGCAAAAGTCAcgtcaagtgacatgcccacggctcttgttgcaaataattacaactcttttcccgcagcaggagcaggaccaAAGAGAactccaactggcagctcagcaggacgtcttctagatccctggtgttaccgaagaggaactttgggaaatctgcagacgtattggggacagcaaggcttcgggattggacggaattccgaacagggctctgaaggtggcggtcaaggccacaccaaggtggttcgcaagcacattcgaatcgtgcatggcggaaggagtgtttcccgcccagtggaagaggcagaagctggtgttgctaccgaagccccgaaaaccacccggcgtgccctcttcatatcgccctatttgtctcttagacaccatgggggaagatgttggagagggtgatatacaacaggctgctcccgttcatcgagcttgcgagTGGTCTTTTAGAGCAGAAAGAAGCCAGTATTATAGGACCCTCGTTGTCGTGGTGCATGCGCACGTTCTAGAAATCAGTCATCGTTCTCGATAACGAAAGGTCTTAGGCGTCAAGTTAGCCCCTATACGCCCTGTTGTTGCTTCAGCAGTAACATTTCGAAATTTGTATGTTACTAGCCTACAAagttctatcccttttagctaCTTTTTATGAAAAGCAGAGAAAACTGAGAGTGTATCCTTAAAACTCCTAACAATTTGAGCTGTAAAAAACCCTTCGAGTATCTTGCTTATTGCTTGGTCTTTTGGTTACTGGTCAAGCTCTAATGAATTTCCAAAGTTTCGATGAGCCAGAATCTTGGCCATCAAAATATTGACTTGGTATTACCTTTTCAGGGACCGTTTATTAAGTCAAATCAGTAAGTTTATACCAGCCGACGATTTTAGTTATGATCCTTGATTGACCTAAAATTTTCCTTCATATTGATATTAAGAAAACGTCGGGTGAggcggcgtctgatgagttgtctctgccctggatgaaatcgtgtttgcgattatagataaatggagcgattaccacctgtcgccactttcgggcACCCtcctctcagggcagaggtgaggcagcgtctgatgagttgcctttgtcctggacgaaaacgtcagtcaagattttttcttttcgtcATATCAAGTTTCCTAAATGTCTCTAATTAGATATAACTTTAATCCAACTTTTTATAGATAGAAATAACCGAGTTTGTTCTGGACATTTATATTTAAGAAATAACAATGGCAGACCTACATACTAACGTATAATTTTAAGCATGATTAACGAACTTCATTCGTCTGTGAATGAAGGGATTCCCTTATAGGCTGAAGCATTTCTAAAACTTTCGCAAGTGGAGTTCCCTCGTACATATCTCGATTCCTAACTAAAGATTTGTCCAAGTAATTAACTAGTTCTTGTCTGGCGGCGAGTAGTGCTTGAATCCTCTCAAGACAATTTCCCACTATGCCTTCTTGCCTGTCTCGCAATGCGTTCCTTCCAATGTCTCGAATTTTCGTTAAAAGAGGGAGCAACTCGTTCAAATTATCAATTTGAGCTTCGAGTTTTCTCAAGTTGCAGCTGAGCAAAAACGTAATAGGATCCGACTGGTCCAAGTCCTTGCAGATGGAAGGAATATGTGCACTACTGCTAACAGCTCGGCGATATCGGCTGGACACTGGGATGATTTCATTACGTAATAGGACGACGTCATTGGCCATGTTTTGGTGTTGCACTGTAAAGAGAAAGAAGAGTTTATTGAGTGATTAATTGTTTCGAACATTAAATACTTGGATATCAGCCACGTAATGCGAATCCGTGAGGaaaatctcatcatcatcatcaacggcgcaataaccggtatccgatctaggcctgccttaaaatggaactccagacatcccggttttgcgccgaggtccaccaattcgatatccctaaaatctgtctggcgtcctgacctacgccatcgctccatctcaggcagggtctacctcgtcttctttttctaccatagatattgcccttatagactttccgggctggataatcctcatcaatacggattaagtgacccgtccatcgttactattgagccggattttatccacaaccaaccaaccatggtatcgttcacagatttcgtcgttatgtaggctacggatttGCGGAAAGAGCAACTAAATGTACCATTCCAAGcactttttcaaataaaaaaaaaggtttcGGTGGGAACCTCCGCGGCGGCTACCTGATGTACAATACCCCATCGCCCTACGATTTATGACCCCTTAAGAAACGTTGTTTTTTGCAGGTTAACGCCATAACCCGCGCAAATAAATTGATTCTCCAGGATCTCCAGCTGGCTGCCCCGAATTCCACGTTGaagtcgtcaggaaaaatttcaacctgctGCAATGACACTTTTTCGTAAATTTTCGAAGACGTTGACGACCCACGTATCCGTAATGACATTCTTTCGTTAATTTTCGAAAATCCAGTAGTATAACTAACGAATATACTTTCTCTAAGCCAGTTAAGAATGATGTTCAGCTGCACATCAACACACCGGATCTCCTATGGTCTTCAAGGTGCCTCCAGTATCACTCCAGAAGCCTACTGTTGCCAACAAAGAGTTTTCTGAGCTCATGAAACAGGATATATGTAGATATCGACCTCGCGATCCTTAACACTTATTGGTCTAGGCCCAAAACGACAGACTCTCCTAAAATTAAGTGGTGCGGAGCGACTGTCCAGGGATTTGAGGATGTGAAATgacatcagccagttcacttccgacatccaataagtgtttggaaaagataacgtcaTTGCCGACACCTTGTTGCGAATCTCaaccgcggtcgattatacggctgaggacaaactccaaatacaagttcaaggagtttcttaCCTCCGGCTTAAACACCTATTTATTCTGCTAGACCTCGGACAAGTGACACTAGCCATTTATTTCGGCtgaatttcgcaaggaagtagaCCGCACAGTGCACGATCTTCGGCACCCAGGCATCAAGA is a window encoding:
- the LOC119661631 gene encoding uncharacterized protein LOC119661631 isoform X3, which codes for MNSFQLPRYILVLCALVSIGNCGVIEVQHQNMANDVVLLRNEIIPVSSRYRRAVSSSAHIPSICKDLDQSDPITFLLSCNLRKLEAQIDNLNELLPLLTKIRDIGRNALRDRQEGIVGNCLERIQALLAARQELVNYLDKSLVRNRDMYEGTPLAKVLEMLQPIRESLHSQTNEVR